The following proteins are encoded in a genomic region of Streptomyces sp. SLBN-31:
- a CDS encoding Dps family protein, with translation MPVVNNPLPERDRETAGAALQATLADLLDLSLVAKQAHWNVYGPRFRSVHAQLDEAATVARNHADTVAERAAALGVSPDGRAGTVAGTSGVPAFPPGWTKDSDAVEALAYALSAVTQRLRERIVAMGPVDVVTEDLLVGLTADLEKQSWMFQAENRA, from the coding sequence GTGCCGGTTGTCAACAACCCTCTGCCCGAGCGCGACCGCGAGACCGCGGGTGCGGCGCTGCAGGCGACCCTGGCCGACCTTCTCGACCTGTCCCTGGTGGCCAAGCAGGCCCACTGGAACGTGTACGGCCCGCGCTTCCGCTCGGTTCACGCCCAGCTCGACGAGGCCGCCACCGTCGCCCGGAACCACGCCGACACGGTGGCCGAGCGCGCGGCCGCCCTGGGCGTCAGTCCGGACGGACGGGCCGGGACCGTTGCGGGAACCAGCGGCGTGCCCGCCTTTCCGCCGGGCTGGACCAAGGACAGTGACGCCGTCGAGGCCTTGGCGTACGCGCTCTCTGCCGTGACCCAAAGGCTGCGTGAGCGCATCGTCGCGATGGGCCCCGTGGATGTCGTCACCGAGGATCTCCTCGTCGGACTGACGGCCGATCTCGAGAAGCAGAGCTGGATGTTCCAGGCGGAGAACCGGGCCTGA
- a CDS encoding alpha/beta fold hydrolase, producing the protein MGTITVGSEGSTGIDLYYEDHGSGQPVVLIHGYPLDGQSWEKQTDALVKAGYRVITYDRRGFGRSSKTMTGYDYDTFAADLDTVLTQLDLRDVVLVGFSMGSGEVARYLGVHGSERVAKAAFLGSLQPFLLQTPDNPTGVPQSVFDGIAEQAEADRYAWYESFFVDFFNTDETLGSRLSEAALRANWATAIDSAPMAAYACVPAWLTDFRADVERIDVPSLILHGTADRILPIDATAREFRRRLPDARYVEIDGAPHGLLLTHAAEVNAALLDFLAA; encoded by the coding sequence ATGGGAACCATCACCGTCGGCTCCGAGGGCTCGACCGGCATCGATCTCTACTACGAGGACCACGGGTCGGGGCAGCCGGTCGTCCTGATCCACGGTTACCCGCTGGACGGGCAGTCGTGGGAGAAGCAGACCGATGCGCTGGTCAAGGCCGGCTACCGCGTCATCACCTACGACCGCCGTGGCTTCGGCCGGTCGAGCAAGACCATGACGGGCTACGACTACGACACCTTCGCCGCCGACCTGGACACCGTACTGACGCAGCTGGACCTGCGTGACGTGGTTCTCGTCGGGTTCTCGATGGGCTCGGGCGAGGTCGCCCGCTACCTCGGCGTCCACGGCTCGGAGCGGGTGGCGAAGGCGGCGTTCCTCGGTTCGCTCCAGCCGTTCCTGTTGCAGACGCCGGACAACCCCACCGGTGTGCCGCAGAGCGTCTTCGACGGCATCGCGGAGCAGGCGGAGGCCGACCGCTACGCCTGGTACGAGAGCTTCTTCGTCGACTTCTTCAACACCGACGAGACGCTCGGGTCGCGGCTCAGCGAGGCCGCGCTGCGGGCGAACTGGGCCACCGCCATCGACTCGGCGCCCATGGCGGCGTACGCGTGCGTCCCGGCGTGGCTGACGGACTTCCGGGCCGACGTGGAGCGCATCGACGTGCCGTCGCTGATTCTGCACGGGACCGCCGACCGCATCCTGCCGATCGACGCCACGGCCCGCGAGTTCCGTCGCCGCCTGCCCGACGCGCGGTACGTCGAGATCGACGGCGCTCCGCACGGGCTGCTGCTCACCCACGCGGCCGAGGTCAACGCCGCCCTGCTCGACTTCCTCGCCGCCTGA
- a CDS encoding DEAD/DEAH box helicase: MNRTRTNDRSSRARRGSADAGKGGSRFATQAPHRFGGPVRSGGSGRRPAAVRGEFALPRTITPALPSVEAFADLGMPGQLLAELGKQGVTVPFPIQGATLPNSLAGRDVLGRGRTGSGKTLAFGLAVLARTAGRRAEPRQPLGLILVPTRELAQQVTDALTPYARSVGLRLATVVGGMSIGRQAGALRGGTEVVVATPGRLKDLIDRGECRLNHVDITVLDEADQMADMGFMPQVTALLDQVRPKGQRMLFSATLDRNVDLLVRRYLTDPVVHSVDPSAGAVTTMEHHVLHVHGADKHAATTEIAARDGRVIMFLDTKHAVDRLTQDLLNSGVRAAALHGGKSQPQRTRTLAQFKTGHVTVLVATNVAARGIHVDNLDLVVNVDPPTDHKDYLHRGGRTARAGESGSVVTLVTPNQRRGMVRLMSDAGIRPQTTQVRSGDEALSRITGAQAPSGVPVVITVPVVERPKRSATSRGRRRPSSAARRTPARRPVLDTVA, encoded by the coding sequence ATGAACCGCACCCGCACGAACGACCGCTCCTCCCGCGCCCGTAGGGGCAGTGCCGACGCCGGAAAGGGCGGCAGCCGCTTTGCGACGCAGGCACCGCACCGTTTCGGCGGGCCCGTCCGTTCTGGCGGTTCCGGCCGCCGGCCCGCCGCGGTGCGCGGTGAGTTCGCTCTGCCCAGGACGATCACCCCCGCACTGCCCTCCGTCGAGGCGTTCGCCGATCTCGGCATGCCCGGGCAGCTCCTGGCCGAACTCGGCAAGCAGGGGGTGACCGTGCCATTCCCGATCCAGGGAGCGACGCTGCCGAACTCCCTGGCGGGCCGTGACGTCCTGGGCCGCGGGCGCACCGGTTCCGGCAAGACCCTCGCCTTCGGCCTCGCCGTGCTCGCCCGTACTGCCGGACGGCGTGCTGAGCCCCGCCAGCCGCTGGGGCTGATCCTGGTACCGACGCGTGAGTTGGCCCAGCAGGTGACTGACGCGCTCACGCCGTACGCCCGTTCCGTCGGGCTGCGGCTGGCCACGGTGGTGGGCGGGATGTCGATCGGCCGGCAGGCCGGCGCACTGCGCGGCGGGACCGAGGTCGTCGTCGCGACGCCCGGACGCCTCAAGGACCTCATCGACCGCGGCGAGTGCAGGCTGAACCACGTGGACATCACGGTGCTGGACGAGGCCGACCAGATGGCCGACATGGGTTTCATGCCGCAAGTCACCGCGCTGCTCGACCAGGTGCGCCCCAAGGGACAGCGGATGCTGTTCTCCGCCACCTTGGACCGTAACGTCGACCTGCTGGTGCGCCGCTATCTGACCGACCCCGTCGTGCATTCGGTCGACCCGTCGGCCGGCGCGGTCACGACGATGGAGCACCACGTCCTGCACGTCCATGGCGCCGACAAGCACGCCGCCACGACCGAGATCGCCGCCCGCGACGGCCGCGTGATCATGTTCCTGGACACCAAGCACGCCGTCGACCGGCTGACCCAGGATCTACTCAACAGCGGGGTACGGGCCGCGGCGCTGCACGGCGGCAAGTCGCAGCCGCAGCGCACCCGCACGCTGGCGCAGTTCAAGACGGGACACGTCACCGTGCTGGTGGCGACCAATGTCGCGGCGCGCGGCATCCACGTCGACAACCTCGACCTGGTCGTCAACGTCGACCCGCCGACCGACCACAAGGACTACCTCCACCGCGGAGGCCGCACCGCCCGCGCCGGCGAGTCCGGCAGCGTCGTCACGCTCGTCACACCGAACCAGCGCCGAGGCATGGTCCGCCTCATGTCGGACGCCGGAATCCGGCCGCAGACCACCCAGGTCCGTTCGGGAGACGAGGCCCTGAGCCGGATCACCGGAGCTCAGGCCCCGTCCGGCGTCCCGGTCGTCATCACCGTACCGGTGGTCGAACGCCCCAAGCGCAGCGCTACCTCCCGAGGCCGACGCCGCCCCTCCTCGGCGGCCCGGCGCACCCCCGCACGCCGGCCCGTCCTCGACACCGTGGCCTAG
- a CDS encoding DUF5994 family protein has product MESSRTPAEAPLADEGHTYRMPLPRLALTPGSGHGPLDGAWWPRCDALELELPSLVAALETGWGTTVRVTVDAAQWPDVPHKVMAPGRVITVNPTGSAGEEHVIILDCHAVGRWVLLVVPPRSPVGTAARLMNAAADPALRLGVSALLTH; this is encoded by the coding sequence ATGGAATCCAGCAGAACGCCCGCCGAAGCCCCGCTCGCGGACGAGGGGCACACCTATCGCATGCCCCTGCCCCGTCTGGCCCTCACCCCCGGCTCCGGCCACGGCCCGCTGGACGGCGCATGGTGGCCGCGCTGTGACGCGCTGGAATTGGAACTGCCGTCGCTCGTCGCCGCGTTGGAAACGGGTTGGGGTACCACGGTACGCGTCACCGTGGACGCCGCCCAATGGCCCGACGTACCGCACAAGGTGATGGCACCCGGCCGAGTGATCACCGTGAACCCGACGGGTTCCGCGGGTGAGGAGCATGTCATCATCCTGGACTGCCACGCCGTCGGACGCTGGGTGCTCCTGGTCGTCCCGCCGCGGTCGCCCGTCGGCACAGCCGCACGGCTGATGAACGCCGCTGCCGACCCCGCGCTCCGCCTCGGCGTGAGCGCGCTCCTGACCCACTGA
- a CDS encoding alpha/beta fold hydrolase produces MAFITVDQENSTSIELYYEDHGTGQPVVLIHGYPLDGHSWEKQSAALLAAGYRVITYDRRGFGRSSQPTTGYDYDTFAADLNVVLETLDLDDVVLVGFSMGTGEVGRYLGTYGSDRIAKAAFLASLEPFLLKTDDNPSGVEGAIFKNIEGAVTADRYAYFTEFYENFYNLDENLGTRISEEAVRNSWNVAAGASSYASLACVATWSTDFRADVSKINVPALILHGTADRILPIEATGELFHQALPQADYVVIDGAPHGLLWTHAQEVSEALLAFLAK; encoded by the coding sequence ATGGCGTTCATCACCGTCGACCAGGAAAACTCCACCAGCATCGAGCTGTACTACGAGGACCACGGCACGGGGCAGCCGGTCGTGCTGATCCACGGTTATCCGCTCGACGGCCACTCCTGGGAGAAGCAGTCTGCTGCTCTCCTGGCGGCCGGCTACCGCGTGATCACGTACGACCGGCGAGGTTTCGGCCGCTCCAGCCAGCCCACCACCGGCTATGACTACGACACCTTCGCCGCCGACCTGAACGTGGTCCTGGAGACCCTCGACCTCGACGACGTCGTCCTCGTGGGCTTCTCCATGGGCACCGGTGAGGTCGGCCGTTACCTCGGCACCTACGGCTCCGACCGGATCGCCAAGGCCGCCTTCCTCGCCTCCCTCGAACCCTTCCTCCTCAAGACCGACGACAACCCCAGCGGTGTCGAGGGCGCCATCTTCAAGAACATCGAAGGTGCCGTCACCGCCGACCGCTACGCCTACTTCACCGAGTTCTACGAGAACTTCTACAACCTCGACGAGAACCTCGGCACCCGCATCAGCGAGGAAGCCGTCCGCAACAGCTGGAACGTCGCCGCCGGCGCCTCCTCGTACGCCTCGCTGGCCTGCGTGGCCACCTGGTCCACCGACTTCCGTGCCGACGTGTCCAAGATCAACGTGCCGGCACTGATCCTGCACGGCACCGCCGACCGCATCCTGCCCATCGAGGCAACCGGGGAACTCTTCCACCAGGCACTCCCACAGGCCGACTACGTCGTCATCGACGGCGCACCCCACGGCCTCCTGTGGACCCACGCACAGGAAGTCTCCGAAGCCCTCCTGGCGTTCCTCGCCAAGTGA
- a CDS encoding cold-shock protein → MASGTVKWFNAEKGFGFIAQDGGGPDVFAHYSAINSTGFRELQEGQAVTFDVTQGQKGPQAENINLV, encoded by the coding sequence ATGGCCTCGGGAACTGTGAAGTGGTTCAACGCGGAGAAGGGCTTCGGCTTCATCGCTCAGGATGGCGGCGGCCCCGATGTCTTCGCGCACTACTCCGCGATCAACTCGACAGGCTTTCGTGAGCTCCAGGAGGGCCAGGCCGTGACCTTCGACGTCACCCAGGGCCAGAAGGGTCCGCAGGCCGAGAACATCAACCTGGTCTGA
- a CDS encoding cold-shock protein — MAAGTVKWFNAEKGFGFIEQDGGGADVFAHYSNIAAQGFRELLEGQKVTFDIAQGQKGPTAENIVLA, encoded by the coding sequence ATGGCTGCTGGTACCGTGAAGTGGTTCAACGCGGAAAAGGGCTTCGGCTTCATCGAGCAGGACGGTGGCGGCGCTGACGTGTTCGCCCACTACTCGAACATTGCCGCGCAGGGCTTCCGTGAGCTGCTCGAAGGTCAGAAGGTCACCTTCGACATCGCGCAGGGCCAGAAGGGCCCGACGGCCGAGAACATCGTTCTCGCCTGA
- a CDS encoding serine hydrolase — MGVEGTSTDRFEPVRAVLGAHLEAGEELGASIAVDVDGVMEVDLWGGHADEARTVPWHRDTLVSMWSTTKTLTNLAALILVDRGALDLHRPVAYYWPEFAAQGKEHIEVRHVLAHTSGLSGWEQPFSMEDLYDRPTASARLAAQAPWWEPGSASGYHVQTQGQLVGELVRRASGRTLTEFVATEIAEPTQADVQIGARRADWPRIADLVAPSQLGGIPTGLDPEGIFTRTLLGSPARDEHVDTPQWRSAELGAVNGHGNARGLARALSVISRRGQVNGRRLLSEETVDKVFDVQADGVDLFLGVPVRWGMGYALADPRTMPHMPTGRICFWVGRGGSIVMMDLDRRVTFSYTMNRVGDGILGSERTHSYLRHVYEVLERTG; from the coding sequence ATGGGTGTCGAGGGAACGAGCACAGACCGATTCGAACCGGTACGGGCGGTGCTGGGGGCGCACCTCGAAGCCGGCGAGGAGTTGGGGGCGTCGATCGCCGTCGATGTGGACGGGGTCATGGAAGTCGATCTGTGGGGTGGCCACGCGGACGAAGCACGGACCGTTCCATGGCACCGGGACACGTTGGTGAGTATGTGGTCGACCACGAAAACCCTCACCAATCTCGCGGCTCTCATCCTCGTCGACCGGGGCGCGCTGGATCTGCACCGCCCGGTGGCGTACTACTGGCCCGAGTTCGCCGCCCAGGGAAAGGAGCACATCGAGGTGCGTCACGTCCTGGCTCACACCTCGGGACTCTCCGGCTGGGAGCAGCCCTTCTCCATGGAGGATCTCTACGATCGGCCTACCGCGAGTGCCCGGCTGGCCGCGCAGGCACCCTGGTGGGAGCCGGGCTCCGCTTCGGGCTACCACGTGCAGACCCAAGGGCAACTGGTGGGAGAGCTTGTCCGGCGGGCCAGTGGCCGTACCCTGACGGAGTTCGTCGCCACCGAGATCGCCGAACCGACGCAAGCTGATGTCCAGATCGGCGCGCGACGGGCCGACTGGCCGCGTATCGCCGATCTGGTGGCCCCCTCGCAGCTTGGCGGTATACCCACGGGTCTTGATCCCGAGGGGATCTTCACCAGGACGCTGCTCGGAAGCCCCGCACGTGACGAGCACGTCGACACCCCGCAGTGGCGCTCCGCCGAACTCGGAGCCGTCAACGGACACGGCAACGCACGTGGCCTGGCCCGAGCGCTCTCCGTCATCTCGCGGCGCGGCCAGGTCAACGGCCGCCGGCTTCTCTCCGAGGAGACGGTGGACAAGGTGTTCGACGTACAGGCCGACGGAGTCGACCTGTTCCTGGGCGTTCCCGTCCGCTGGGGCATGGGCTACGCACTCGCCGATCCGAGGACGATGCCGCACATGCCCACCGGGAGGATCTGCTTCTGGGTCGGTCGGGGCGGTTCGATCGTCATGATGGACCTCGACCGGCGCGTCACGTTCTCGTACACGATGAACCGGGTGGGCGACGGGATCCTTGGCTCGGAGCGCACGCACAGCTACCTCAGGCATGTCTACGAAGTCCTGGAGCGTACCGGCTGA
- a CDS encoding CBS domain-containing protein: MTLLQMQSRTAGANTLHRTAVDVMDAAGPQVCDDMSVEVALAVMAAARTGRLVVCDQDDQPVGLVTRTDLTTVRDSGARTDRVRLRDLRCFHGSFTPLTTVAKPGSRCVLVASVFQS, translated from the coding sequence TTGACGCTGCTTCAGATGCAGTCCCGCACGGCGGGCGCCAACACCCTGCACAGGACGGCGGTGGACGTCATGGACGCGGCCGGACCGCAGGTCTGTGACGACATGAGCGTGGAGGTGGCGCTGGCCGTCATGGCCGCCGCACGCACGGGCCGGCTGGTCGTCTGCGACCAGGACGACCAGCCCGTGGGCCTGGTGACCCGAACCGACCTCACCACCGTCCGCGACAGCGGCGCTCGCACGGACCGCGTCCGCCTGCGTGACCTCCGCTGCTTCCACGGATCGTTCACCCCGCTGACCACGGTGGCGAAGCCGGGCTCGCGATGTGTTCTCGTCGCCTCGGTGTTCCAGTCGTAG
- a CDS encoding alpha/beta fold hydrolase: MRNTRLVRPGSRSALLGVTAAVGLSVAAVTLPAAADATPHQPVRPTIVLEHGAFADAASWDGVVARLQRAGYPVVAAANPLRGPATDAAYLRSVLDHIDGPVVLVGHSYGGTVISQAAAGLEGKVKALVYIAAFLPDVGESSIGLTDKFPGSTLGQAVESVNYALPDGDQGADVYIKPEKFRSQFAADVPKDKARLMAAGQRPIAAAALEEKSTQAAWKTIPSWSLVTTEDRNIPVAAQRFMSARANARTTTIDASHAVSVSRPEAVARIVEQAARTVR; encoded by the coding sequence ATGCGCAACACCCGCCTCGTCCGTCCGGGGAGCAGATCCGCGCTGCTCGGTGTCACCGCGGCCGTCGGACTGTCCGTCGCCGCCGTCACCCTGCCCGCTGCGGCCGACGCTACACCCCACCAACCCGTACGTCCGACGATCGTGCTGGAACACGGAGCGTTCGCCGACGCCGCGAGCTGGGACGGTGTCGTCGCCCGGCTGCAGCGTGCGGGCTACCCGGTGGTGGCCGCCGCCAACCCGCTGCGTGGTCCGGCGACCGATGCCGCTTACCTGCGCAGCGTCCTCGACCACATCGACGGGCCCGTGGTCTTGGTCGGTCACTCCTACGGCGGAACCGTCATCAGCCAGGCCGCCGCGGGCCTCGAGGGGAAAGTGAAGGCACTGGTCTACATCGCGGCGTTCCTGCCGGACGTGGGCGAGAGCTCGATCGGACTGACGGACAAGTTCCCCGGCAGCACCCTCGGCCAAGCCGTCGAGTCCGTCAACTACGCCCTGCCCGACGGTGATCAGGGCGCGGACGTGTACATCAAGCCGGAGAAGTTCCGCAGCCAGTTCGCCGCAGACGTGCCGAAAGACAAGGCCAGGCTCATGGCTGCAGGGCAGCGTCCGATCGCTGCCGCCGCTCTGGAGGAGAAGTCCACCCAGGCCGCCTGGAAGACGATCCCCTCCTGGTCGCTGGTGACCACGGAGGACCGCAACATCCCAGTGGCTGCCCAGCGCTTCATGTCAGCCCGCGCCAATGCCCGCACGACGACCATCGACGCGTCACACGCGGTATCCGTATCCCGCCCCGAGGCCGTCGCCCGCATCGTCGAGCAGGCGGCCCGTACGGTCCGATGA
- a CDS encoding SCO5918 family protein produces the protein MRCVIARFPFELTKGGVLESMKGIKPEPVTGESVIIGRRHYPVKQVGHVITRQDRRDFSATEVLRAMTQLGFTCRALPKAAPSDIPGSRQHASAMPGTPVTV, from the coding sequence ATGCGCTGCGTCATCGCCCGCTTCCCCTTCGAGCTCACCAAGGGCGGAGTGCTGGAATCGATGAAGGGCATCAAGCCCGAACCGGTCACCGGAGAATCGGTGATCATCGGCCGTCGCCACTACCCCGTCAAGCAAGTCGGCCACGTCATCACCCGCCAGGACCGCCGTGACTTCAGCGCCACCGAAGTCCTGCGAGCCATGACTCAGCTCGGCTTCACCTGCCGCGCCCTGCCCAAGGCCGCGCCTTCGGACATCCCCGGCTCGCGGCAGCACGCCTCCGCGATGCCCGGCACTCCCGTGACGGTCTGA